A stretch of the Chanos chanos chromosome 1, fChaCha1.1, whole genome shotgun sequence genome encodes the following:
- the brms1la gene encoding breast cancer metastasis-suppressor 1-like protein-A, with amino-acid sequence MPVHSREKKESNHEEMEVDYPEQEGSSTDEEDTESSSVSEDGESSEMDDEDCERRRMECLDEMTNLEKQFTDLKDQLYKERLSQVEAKLQEVMSGKAPEYLEPLANLQENMQIRTKVAGIYRELCLVSVKNKYECETQAAFQHWESEKLLLFDTVQSELEEKIRRLEEDRHSIDITSELWNDELQSRKNKKKDPFSPDKKKKPVVVSGPYIVYMLQDLDILEDWTAIRKAMATLGPHRVKTDVPTSKSEKHQHNARSEDGRLFYDGEWYSRGQTICIDKKDEYPTSAIITTINHDEVWFKRNDGTKSKLYISQLQKGKYTIKHS; translated from the exons ATGCCAGTGCATTCtcgagaaaagaaagaaagcaaccACGAGGAAATGGAGGTTGATTATCCGGAGCAGGAGGGCAGCAGCACAGACGAAGAGGACACTGAAAGCTCATCCGTTTCAGAAGATGGAGAAAGTTCTG AAATGGACGATGAAGACTGCGAAAGGAGACGAATGGAGTGTCTCGATGAAATGACCAATCTAGAAAAACAGTTCACGGATCTCAAAGACCA ACTGTATAAGGAGAGGTTGAGTCAAGTGGAAGCTAAGCTCCAAGAGGTGATGTCAGGAAAGGCTCCTGAATACCTAGAGCCTCTTGCAAACCTGCaggaaaacatgcaaataaGAACCAAGGTAGCAG GAATCTACCGGGAGCTTTGTTTGGTCTCAGTGAAGAACAAATATGAGTGTGAGACACAAGCTGCTTTCCAGCACTGGGAA AGTGAAAAGCTGCTCCTGTTTGATACAGTACAAAGTGAACTGGAGGAGAAGATTAGACGCTTGGAAGAGGATCGCCATAGTATTGATATTACCTCAG AATTATGGAACGATGAGCTCCAGtcaagaaagaacaaaaagaaagatcCCTTCAGTCCAGACAAGAAGAAAAAGCCTGTTGTTGTGTCAG GGCCATATATTGTGTATATGCTGCAAGACTTGGATATACTGGAGGACTGGACAGCCATTAGAAAG GCCATGGCCACCTTAGGACCTCACCGAGTCAAGACGGACG TTCCCACCTCCAAAAGCGAGAAGCATCAGCACAACGCACGCTCAGAAGATGGTCGGTTGTTTTACGACGGTGAATGGTACAGTCGTGGACAAACCATATGTATTGACAAGAAGGATGAGTATCCAACAAG TGCCATAATTACTACAATTAACCATGACGAGGTGTGGTTCAAACGAAACGATGGCACCAAATCAAAACTGTACATCTCTCAACTTCAGAAGGGGAAATACACCATAAAACACTCCTAA